The sequence ATTATTGGTGATAAATATAATAAAATAGTATTAGTAAATCATGATTTACATTTGTATTCAGAATACTAAAGATGACGGTGGTGGCGAATATGGTTGAAGTTCAAATTGAAGCGCTGCAAAATGAGTTGAACCATCTGATTGACAGAGGGTATAATTTTACGGAAGTGTATGAGTTGAGTGTCAAGCTGGATAAATTAATATTGCAGTACTACAATGAAAGAAAAGTTTAGGTGTATAATGAAAAATATACCTATGGATTAACTTAATTAATTAATGTTATGATTATAAACTAGTATTATGTCTTTTGTAATACTAGTTTTGTTTTAGTAATTATGATAGAATTTATTGACGGATAGCTATATTGAACGGAAGTTTCTGTATATCGGGAAATGATAATACTATAAGAGGATGATAAAAGTTTTTATATAGACAGGTGAATTGACTATGTATTTTGTTGAAAAAACCAGAGGCCTGAATTACTTCAGATATTATGATTATGTGTTGTTTATTTCAGTTTTACTTCTATCCGGAATAGGTATGGTTGCATTATACAGTGCAACTCTGTCAATGGATGATTTTAATATGGTAGTTAAGCAAGGTGTGGCTCTTGGTATAGGAATAGTGCTTTCTTTAGCAATAAGCTTTTTTGACTATAAAGATTTTAAAACCGTTGGAATCATATTTTATCTGATAAGTATTGTATTGCTTATATATGTCATTTTTAAAGGTACCGGAGCTACACAGTGGGGGAGCAACAGCTGGATGAAAGTGCCGGTTTTTGGGAGTTTTCAGCCATCAGAAATTGCAAAGATAACCTTTGTAATAGTAATTTCCACTTTCCTGGAAAGGTTAAAGGAAGGGCAGGAACAGCAAGGTAGAAATCTGTTGAAATTCATAATATATTCAGCTATACCTATTGGGTTGGTTATACTTCAAAAGGATTATGGTACTTCGATGGTGTTTATTTTTATGTTTTTTATCATACTATATATTTATGGATTACGGTATAAATATATATTTATGGGTCTGATTGCTTCCATACCCTGTGCAGTGTTAGCATGGATATTTCTTCTTAACCAAAAGAGAAAAGACAGAATTCTTACCTTTATTTTTCCCGATTTAGCTGACCCTTTAAGTAACGGTTTTCATATAAAATATGCAATAAGAGCTATCGGTTCCGGGAAATTATCCGGAAAAGGTATTTTTCAGGGGATACAGACACAGCGAGGCATAGTACCAGTAAAGGAATCCGACTTTATATTTACGGTAATTGGTGAAGAACTTGGCTTTATAGGTTGTATAGTAGTAGTAGCACTAATTTATATAATTCTGATGAGGTGCATATATATTGCTAAGAATTCAAGGGACTTATACGGCTCGTTCCTTGTATCGGGACTGACAGCTATGATGGGTTTCCATTTCATTGAAAATATCGGTATGAATATAGGCATACTTCCTATCACCGGCGTTCCTCTACCGTTTATAAGCCAGGGAGGAAGTGCCATGGTAACCAACTATATAGCCATTGGGATTATCTTAAGTGTTTCAA comes from Clostridia bacterium and encodes:
- a CDS encoding aspartyl-phosphate phosphatase Spo0E family protein gives rise to the protein MVEVQIEALQNELNHLIDRGYNFTEVYELSVKLDKLILQYYNERKV
- a CDS encoding rod shape-determining protein RodA translates to MYFVEKTRGLNYFRYYDYVLFISVLLLSGIGMVALYSATLSMDDFNMVVKQGVALGIGIVLSLAISFFDYKDFKTVGIIFYLISIVLLIYVIFKGTGATQWGSNSWMKVPVFGSFQPSEIAKITFVIVISTFLERLKEGQEQQGRNLLKFIIYSAIPIGLVILQKDYGTSMVFIFMFFIILYIYGLRYKYIFMGLIASIPCAVLAWIFLLNQKRKDRILTFIFPDLADPLSNGFHIKYAIRAIGSGKLSGKGIFQGIQTQRGIVPVKESDFIFTVIGEELGFIGCIVVVALIYIILMRCIYIAKNSRDLYGSFLVSGLTAMMGFHFIENIGMNIGILPITGVPLPFISQGGSAMVTNYIAIGIILSVSIRRKRTIFNSSQ